The following proteins come from a genomic window of Pirellula staleyi DSM 6068:
- a CDS encoding PA14 domain-containing protein produces the protein MPRFELSVSRYWWMLLALVGFVALACSASTASAQDEDDETLDPWLPGLLAKYSVDAKSAVRVESNLSLVWPEKRVDARLPAADFTAIYSGHLLAQGNGNYQFEAYVRGDVKIIVAGKTVLEGLSPKPAWIAGQPIELSFDHHPITIEYRSSGENPELRLFWRGPQFALEPIPPRFLFHDRTQHPPLELKRGESLAHALRCGACHRDELATADASIPAPSLKEQLAWLQADWIVQHLLQKPARDSQLESRRMPQFAISEKEANLLARWLTNVESSDEKAEVETPPPSNPQPSTTQETPAKPRPSKEQGELLIASLGCLACHHRGELGQAGIWGGTSLDDVAKKRPANFVATWLSDPSKVNRNHRMPVFDLSSDEISSISKALSKSPVAEPKSLPLDDKQKAEAIALATKYRCHLCHELPSTPAPFDAQAVKPLSKTTDWKRSCASLPDSSGDKPAYGVAREDAEAIAAWYSSRDPSFAMSITTGELLLQRSNCLACHQREGIDRSSWQLTHSLAEKLSAITEAYAQLPAIPILTPPALNSVGDKFHEQALTAVIRRQDRPHRPYLAVRMPRFPLAASELTHLTAHLISADRIPDRASEYLIEQHSPSTVKVAGSRLVTTDGFGCTSCHQVGSVLPANAPANARGPSLSMLDSRIRRDWFDRWVRNPQRIVPRMEMPSVQLAVKGVLNDHLPSQLDAVWKALNQEGFEPPLPNPVRTLRLSGTTTEKPLVLTDVIELDKSFGRDKPLVRPFAVGFSNRHNLVFDLAAGSLLDWRSGDLARQRTRGKTWYWELAGASLVKPRLSGSEFALLIDGKKLLPSQQSDGVMRLESWEMRDEGTLSLSTTLLWEPDPLEGSPKDLRNFVPLAQYFEPRPALQGTTGIRRTLHAAGIPDWAELVMQLIDPAIAAKAKFDPDHGRLALPESECYLEIVQQREGRSRAEYRADGALVVKPVDGIVDVTIDYVTTTAIDLYPGAGSESFPVEAAQVEVATGLQAERLPLWGDIMPTAIAYDEAGRMHFASLKGQVFAAVDNDGNGSEDTLELLADGLPAPYGIAVEPSRVLVLAKYGLVALHHRVSRERLSKFSIAASGWGYTADYHDWAVGLPSNGRGGYFVAIPCQQDKRSASEARLRGKFLELLPRDPTEDDPSRFAIRVMSAGHRFPMGLARSSQGEIFVTDNQGNYNPFNELNHVEQGSHFGFVNSLEKEAKTPVPLLKAPAIDIPHPWTRSVNGITFLETPAKLKAEKGSLFGPWEGHLVGCEYDTRRLIRMSLEKIDGVFQGAAYPLSGVAGENGLLGPVVATISPAGELVVGNLRDSGWGAGNNIGDITKIKIDPNQLPAGVAEVTIDSQGFRIAFTKPVDAAKATDVKSYTISHYRRVSTPAYGGADIDRRDVTPLSATLSDDRRSVLLQLSKLETGVVYEIQLKNLTTSGKDEFFPAEAHYTVRKLPPK, from the coding sequence ATGCCTCGCTTCGAGCTTTCCGTTTCGCGCTATTGGTGGATGCTGCTCGCGCTCGTGGGGTTCGTAGCACTCGCTTGCTCCGCGAGCACTGCGTCGGCTCAAGACGAGGACGACGAGACTCTCGATCCATGGCTCCCCGGGCTACTCGCTAAATACAGTGTCGATGCGAAGTCGGCGGTCCGAGTGGAGTCGAATCTCTCGCTCGTATGGCCCGAGAAACGAGTCGACGCGCGATTGCCTGCAGCTGATTTCACCGCGATCTATTCCGGTCATCTCCTTGCGCAAGGCAACGGCAACTATCAGTTCGAGGCCTATGTTCGTGGCGATGTAAAAATCATCGTGGCTGGCAAAACGGTGCTAGAAGGTTTAAGCCCGAAACCGGCCTGGATCGCGGGACAGCCGATCGAACTGTCTTTTGATCATCATCCAATCACCATCGAGTATCGATCATCCGGTGAGAATCCGGAACTGAGACTTTTTTGGCGTGGTCCTCAGTTTGCACTCGAGCCAATTCCACCCCGGTTTCTCTTTCACGATCGAACGCAGCATCCTCCGCTCGAACTCAAGCGTGGCGAGTCGCTGGCGCACGCGCTGCGCTGTGGTGCATGTCATCGCGATGAGCTGGCAACTGCAGATGCATCGATTCCCGCTCCTTCACTTAAGGAGCAGCTGGCATGGCTCCAGGCCGACTGGATCGTCCAGCATTTGTTGCAAAAACCCGCACGCGATTCTCAGCTCGAATCGCGTCGTATGCCGCAGTTTGCAATCTCCGAAAAGGAAGCAAACTTGCTGGCTCGTTGGCTAACGAATGTCGAAAGCTCGGATGAGAAAGCAGAGGTCGAAACGCCACCGCCGAGTAATCCTCAACCATCAACAACCCAAGAAACTCCCGCCAAACCTAGGCCGAGCAAAGAGCAAGGGGAACTGCTGATCGCATCGCTCGGTTGCTTAGCATGTCATCATCGTGGCGAACTTGGTCAGGCTGGTATTTGGGGCGGAACATCGCTCGACGATGTTGCCAAAAAACGTCCCGCAAACTTCGTCGCTACTTGGCTCTCCGATCCATCGAAGGTCAATCGAAATCATCGCATGCCAGTGTTCGATCTATCGTCCGACGAGATCAGCTCGATCAGTAAGGCGCTTAGTAAATCGCCTGTAGCAGAGCCGAAATCATTACCGCTCGACGACAAACAGAAGGCAGAAGCAATTGCACTAGCGACCAAGTATCGCTGCCACCTTTGTCACGAATTGCCAAGCACTCCGGCACCTTTCGATGCACAAGCGGTGAAGCCGCTTTCCAAGACGACCGACTGGAAGCGCAGCTGCGCTAGTCTTCCAGATAGCTCGGGCGACAAGCCTGCCTATGGAGTGGCTCGCGAGGATGCGGAGGCTATAGCCGCCTGGTATTCATCGCGCGATCCGTCGTTCGCGATGTCGATAACAACGGGGGAACTCCTCCTCCAGCGCAGCAATTGTTTGGCCTGTCACCAGCGCGAAGGGATCGACCGAAGTAGCTGGCAGCTGACGCATTCCTTGGCCGAGAAACTATCCGCGATCACCGAAGCGTATGCCCAGTTGCCAGCGATTCCGATACTAACGCCCCCGGCACTCAACAGCGTGGGTGATAAGTTTCACGAACAAGCACTCACTGCTGTGATCCGTCGACAAGATCGGCCGCATCGCCCCTATTTAGCAGTGCGCATGCCACGTTTTCCACTCGCCGCCAGCGAGCTTACGCATTTGACGGCGCACCTCATCTCGGCCGATCGAATTCCAGATCGTGCGAGCGAGTATCTCATCGAGCAGCATTCGCCGAGCACGGTGAAAGTTGCTGGCAGTCGGCTCGTCACCACCGATGGGTTTGGTTGTACCAGTTGCCATCAAGTCGGATCGGTGCTCCCTGCCAATGCGCCAGCCAATGCCCGCGGCCCCAGTCTTTCGATGCTGGATTCCCGAATTCGTCGTGATTGGTTTGATCGCTGGGTCCGAAATCCGCAACGGATTGTTCCGCGCATGGAGATGCCTTCAGTCCAGCTGGCGGTGAAGGGGGTGCTCAACGATCACTTGCCTTCGCAACTCGACGCAGTCTGGAAAGCCCTCAATCAAGAGGGTTTTGAGCCACCACTTCCCAACCCGGTGCGCACGCTCCGTTTGAGTGGCACCACGACGGAAAAACCGCTCGTACTCACGGATGTAATCGAGCTCGATAAATCGTTTGGCCGCGATAAGCCGCTAGTTCGTCCGTTCGCTGTTGGGTTTTCGAACCGGCACAACTTAGTTTTCGATCTTGCAGCAGGCTCTCTACTCGATTGGCGAAGTGGCGATCTCGCGCGACAACGAACACGCGGTAAAACGTGGTACTGGGAACTCGCTGGAGCCAGCCTCGTGAAACCACGACTTTCTGGAAGTGAGTTTGCACTGCTGATTGACGGAAAAAAACTCCTTCCGTCACAGCAGTCCGATGGTGTGATGCGGCTTGAGTCGTGGGAGATGCGCGATGAAGGAACACTCTCGCTCAGCACCACACTCTTGTGGGAACCAGATCCCCTCGAGGGCTCTCCAAAAGATCTGCGAAACTTTGTCCCCCTCGCTCAGTATTTCGAGCCTCGCCCCGCGCTCCAGGGAACAACCGGTATTCGTCGCACGCTTCATGCAGCAGGAATTCCTGATTGGGCTGAACTAGTGATGCAGCTGATCGATCCAGCGATCGCAGCAAAAGCGAAGTTCGATCCCGATCATGGTCGTTTAGCACTTCCCGAAAGCGAATGCTATTTGGAAATTGTGCAGCAGCGTGAGGGACGAAGTCGTGCCGAGTATCGCGCCGATGGTGCGCTAGTCGTGAAGCCTGTCGATGGTATCGTTGATGTTACCATCGATTATGTGACGACCACGGCAATCGATCTTTATCCCGGCGCAGGCAGCGAGAGCTTTCCGGTCGAGGCTGCCCAGGTGGAAGTCGCAACCGGTTTGCAGGCAGAGCGTTTGCCTTTGTGGGGCGATATCATGCCGACCGCGATCGCTTACGACGAAGCTGGACGCATGCACTTCGCGTCGCTCAAAGGACAGGTCTTCGCAGCTGTCGACAACGACGGCAATGGAAGTGAAGACACACTCGAGCTACTGGCCGACGGACTTCCCGCTCCTTACGGAATTGCAGTCGAGCCCAGCCGCGTGCTGGTGCTTGCGAAGTATGGTCTCGTGGCATTGCATCACCGGGTATCGAGGGAGCGCTTGTCGAAGTTCAGCATTGCCGCTTCGGGCTGGGGCTATACGGCCGACTATCACGACTGGGCTGTGGGACTTCCGAGCAACGGTCGTGGTGGCTATTTCGTGGCAATTCCTTGTCAGCAAGATAAGCGTTCTGCCAGTGAAGCTCGCTTGCGTGGCAAGTTCCTCGAACTATTGCCGCGTGATCCCACGGAAGATGACCCTTCTCGATTTGCGATTCGTGTGATGAGTGCTGGGCACCGATTTCCGATGGGCCTCGCGCGGTCGTCGCAGGGAGAGATCTTCGTTACTGATAACCAAGGGAACTACAACCCGTTCAACGAGCTGAATCATGTGGAGCAAGGTTCGCACTTTGGCTTTGTGAACTCGCTCGAGAAAGAAGCCAAAACGCCAGTTCCACTCCTGAAGGCTCCTGCCATCGACATTCCTCATCCGTGGACCCGAAGTGTCAACGGTATTACATTTCTCGAAACGCCCGCCAAGCTCAAGGCCGAGAAGGGGAGCCTGTTTGGTCCATGGGAAGGGCATCTCGTCGGCTGTGAGTACGACACGCGACGACTGATTCGGATGTCGCTCGAGAAGATCGATGGTGTGTTTCAAGGAGCCGCTTATCCCCTTAGCGGCGTGGCAGGAGAAAACGGCTTGTTGGGTCCTGTCGTTGCGACAATCAGTCCCGCTGGAGAACTGGTGGTGGGCAACTTGCGCGATAGTGGGTGGGGCGCCGGGAATAACATCGGCGACATCACGAAAATCAAGATCGATCCCAATCAGCTCCCCGCAGGTGTCGCTGAAGTAACGATTGACTCGCAAGGTTTTCGTATCGCTTTTACGAAACCGGTGGATGCCGCTAAAGCGACCGACGTGAAGTCCTACACCATCAGCCACTATCGACGCGTCAGTACACCGGCCTATGGCGGCGCTGATATCGATCGTCGTGATGTTACGCCGCTCTCGGCGACACTTAGCGACGATCGTCGTAGTGTGCTGCTGCAGCTTTCGAAGTTAGAAACCGGTGTGGTGTACGAGATTCAGCTGAAGAATCTCACCACCAGTGGGAAGGACGAATTCTTTCCCGCCGAGGCCCACTATACCGTTCGCAAATTACCGCCCAAGTAG
- a CDS encoding flagellar basal body-associated FliL family protein: protein MLTFFNLRNISWTLLLATSVVGLAGCGSSAPAQPAMAPAELLDLLEEQQRRHDPKHYVELSLGKFRVSHATPDGVLMVSFELYGVLPEDSQEEITASLPAYEKRIRDSVIGLVQRVETEQLADPSLAFLKSEMVLSINRVLQKRLLKDVAFSTFSLEQT from the coding sequence ATGCTCACTTTTTTCAATCTTCGAAACATCAGCTGGACACTGCTGCTCGCGACAAGCGTTGTAGGCCTAGCTGGCTGCGGTTCATCGGCCCCTGCTCAACCAGCGATGGCTCCTGCAGAGTTGCTCGATCTACTGGAAGAACAGCAGCGGCGTCATGACCCGAAGCACTACGTCGAACTATCGCTCGGCAAATTTCGGGTCAGTCACGCCACGCCCGACGGGGTGCTGATGGTTTCGTTCGAGCTCTACGGAGTGCTCCCCGAAGATTCACAGGAAGAGATTACAGCCTCGCTGCCAGCTTACGAAAAACGAATTCGCGACTCGGTGATCGGACTGGTTCAGCGCGTCGAGACCGAGCAACTCGCAGACCCGAGCCTGGCCTTTTTGAAGAGCGAAATGGTCCTCTCGATCAATCGCGTGCTGCAAAAACGATTGCTCAAGGATGTTGCCTTCAGCACCTTCTCGCTCGAACAGACTTAA
- a CDS encoding prenyltransferase/squalene oxidase repeat-containing protein — translation MSTTPTPPNPGQPQGARPAPPPARKAPAPAAAASQPAKPQQPAAAAPEEEADDAPSGGGGKFVLFNAVPSYMVSAVVHFFAFIILAVITIEPPKQQNQVAVTATKTEELEEVEDFVEDKIEINVDETNVSDTRSDVVAQIQSDVVETPVDPSLAMDVDTAAVHVELSDFGEQTAPKNDLMQAVGSVTGSGVSGRGEAARGAMVAKIGGNSASEAAVAAALQWFAAHQNPDGSWNFDHRTGPCQGRCSDGGRMTDCRTGATAMALLPFLGAGQTHKAGTYKKNVEAGLYFLTSQMKVKNNAGDLAQGGGNMYSHGLASIVLCEAYAMTHDKGLMTPAQLSLNHIVYAQDPVGGGWRYTPRQAGDTSAVGWQLMALKSGHMAYLQVPPGTIQGAVKFLDSVQADSGSKYGYTGPGAGQATTACGLLCRMYLGWKKDHPGIQRGAEFISKIGPSKGNMYFNYYATQVMRHYGGEGGEGAELWDKWNKEMRDSLVNGQDKTGHQKGSWYMKGDHGSEAGGRIYCTSMATMILEVYYRHMPIYGKAAAEEEFPL, via the coding sequence ATGAGCACCACTCCCACCCCTCCTAATCCTGGCCAGCCACAGGGTGCGCGTCCTGCGCCACCTCCAGCTCGCAAGGCGCCAGCTCCTGCTGCGGCGGCTTCTCAGCCTGCCAAGCCACAGCAGCCAGCGGCAGCAGCTCCCGAGGAGGAGGCCGATGATGCCCCCAGTGGCGGTGGCGGTAAGTTCGTCCTCTTTAACGCCGTGCCTAGCTACATGGTTTCGGCCGTGGTGCACTTTTTCGCGTTCATCATCCTGGCGGTGATCACGATCGAGCCACCCAAGCAGCAAAACCAAGTGGCTGTGACTGCCACCAAGACCGAAGAACTCGAGGAAGTGGAAGACTTCGTCGAAGACAAAATCGAAATCAACGTCGACGAGACCAATGTCTCCGACACTCGCTCCGATGTCGTCGCGCAGATTCAAAGCGATGTGGTTGAAACACCTGTCGATCCCTCCTTGGCGATGGATGTCGACACCGCTGCTGTGCATGTCGAACTGAGTGATTTCGGCGAACAAACCGCCCCCAAGAACGACCTGATGCAAGCCGTCGGCTCGGTGACCGGCAGTGGCGTTTCAGGGCGTGGTGAAGCTGCCCGTGGCGCAATGGTCGCCAAGATTGGTGGCAATAGTGCCAGTGAAGCTGCCGTGGCCGCTGCACTTCAGTGGTTCGCCGCTCACCAAAATCCCGATGGAAGCTGGAACTTCGACCACCGCACCGGCCCCTGCCAAGGGCGCTGCAGCGATGGTGGACGTATGACCGATTGCCGCACCGGTGCCACTGCCATGGCTTTGCTCCCCTTCCTGGGTGCTGGTCAGACGCACAAGGCTGGAACCTACAAGAAGAACGTCGAAGCTGGCCTCTACTTCCTCACCAGCCAAATGAAGGTGAAGAACAACGCTGGCGATTTGGCCCAAGGTGGCGGCAACATGTACTCGCACGGCCTCGCCTCGATCGTGCTGTGCGAAGCCTACGCCATGACCCACGACAAAGGCTTGATGACCCCAGCTCAGCTGTCGCTTAACCACATTGTCTACGCTCAAGACCCTGTCGGTGGCGGCTGGCGTTACACCCCACGCCAAGCTGGCGACACTTCGGCTGTGGGTTGGCAGTTGATGGCTCTCAAGAGCGGTCACATGGCCTACCTCCAAGTTCCTCCCGGCACGATTCAAGGTGCTGTGAAGTTCCTCGACAGCGTGCAAGCCGACAGCGGCTCGAAGTATGGCTACACTGGTCCAGGTGCTGGTCAAGCCACCACCGCTTGCGGTCTCCTCTGCCGCATGTATCTCGGCTGGAAGAAAGATCACCCCGGCATTCAGCGTGGTGCTGAGTTCATCAGCAAGATTGGCCCTTCGAAGGGGAACATGTACTTCAACTACTACGCCACCCAAGTGATGCGTCACTACGGCGGTGAAGGTGGTGAAGGTGCAGAACTGTGGGACAAGTGGAACAAGGAAATGCGTGACTCGCTGGTCAATGGCCAGGACAAAACCGGTCACCAAAAGGGAAGCTGGTACATGAAGGGTGATCACGGCTCGGAAGCTGGTGGTCGTATCTACTGCACCAGCATGGCCACGATGATTCTCGAAGTGTACTACCGCCACATGCCGATTTACGGCAAGGCTGCAGCTGAAGAAGAGTTCCCACTCTAA
- a CDS encoding ABC transporter permease, which yields MRRFPPGTELIVALLVLALTLSILTWREQSPEGASGGNEAARSLVARYPKAQRILVVARGTESDRAFTAACEKQLVESGLEVVAKVEGTPIDVGNMLRELKKEKKSIDAIVCHRVASAWVPVSQANELLGVDQPIPVVSATSYYWPAFLKSENLINITSQIAVISILAVGMTLVIISGGIDLSVGSLVALSAVVMTRLIRDYAGAEQASTIGMVVCGLTAILVCAAVGAASGTIIALLKMPPFIVTLATMLIVGGLSFLISESKSINQVPPSLGWLGNGATLLGIPNCVVLMGVVFGVCELLLQRSVFGRHLYALGGNPRAAVLCGIRTERLLVVIYALCGALAGLGGVVYASQLRSGAATYGQDYELQTIAAVVVGGTSLSGGEGTLRGTLIGSLILGVIANGMNLLGLNTETQRIMLGLVILAAVGLDRLRSSRWLKRSPASPGNSLGV from the coding sequence ATGCGACGATTTCCTCCAGGTACAGAACTGATTGTCGCACTGCTGGTGCTCGCGCTAACGCTCAGCATCCTCACCTGGCGCGAACAATCTCCCGAAGGGGCCTCGGGGGGAAACGAAGCAGCCAGATCGCTCGTAGCGCGTTACCCAAAGGCCCAGCGAATTTTGGTGGTAGCTCGCGGAACCGAAAGCGATCGGGCCTTCACAGCAGCGTGCGAAAAACAGCTCGTTGAGAGTGGCCTCGAAGTGGTTGCCAAAGTCGAAGGAACCCCGATTGATGTGGGCAACATGCTCCGCGAGCTGAAGAAGGAGAAGAAGTCGATCGATGCGATTGTCTGTCATCGCGTGGCGTCAGCGTGGGTTCCTGTTTCTCAAGCGAATGAGTTGCTGGGGGTCGATCAGCCGATTCCGGTCGTCAGCGCGACGAGCTACTACTGGCCTGCTTTCCTCAAGAGCGAGAACCTGATCAACATCACGAGTCAAATCGCGGTGATCTCGATTCTGGCGGTTGGTATGACTCTCGTGATCATCAGTGGAGGGATCGACTTATCGGTGGGGAGTCTAGTGGCACTCTCTGCCGTGGTGATGACGCGACTGATTCGCGACTATGCTGGCGCCGAGCAAGCTTCCACCATCGGCATGGTTGTGTGCGGACTCACGGCGATACTTGTGTGTGCCGCCGTTGGAGCAGCCAGCGGAACGATCATCGCGCTACTGAAGATGCCGCCGTTCATCGTCACGCTGGCAACCATGCTGATCGTCGGGGGGCTTTCGTTTTTGATCTCCGAAAGCAAATCGATCAACCAGGTTCCACCTTCGCTGGGGTGGCTCGGCAACGGCGCGACGCTGCTGGGAATCCCCAATTGCGTGGTGCTAATGGGTGTTGTGTTTGGCGTTTGCGAACTTCTGCTGCAGCGTTCGGTGTTCGGCCGGCACCTCTATGCACTCGGTGGCAATCCACGAGCGGCGGTGCTATGTGGCATACGAACCGAGCGTCTGCTGGTGGTGATCTATGCCCTTTGCGGAGCCCTCGCTGGACTCGGAGGAGTGGTTTACGCCTCGCAGCTGCGAAGTGGGGCCGCGACCTACGGACAGGATTACGAACTGCAAACCATCGCCGCCGTGGTGGTGGGCGGAACTTCCCTCTCCGGAGGCGAAGGCACCCTGCGCGGCACCCTGATTGGAAGCTTGATCCTGGGAGTGATCGCCAACGGAATGAACCTGCTGGGACTCAACACCGAAACCCAGCGGATCATGCTGGGGCTTGTGATTCTCGCCGCTGTGGGGCTCGATCGCCTGAGGTCGAGCCGCTGGCTGAAGCGTTCTCCCGCATCGCCGGGGAATTCACTGGGGGTCTGA
- a CDS encoding substrate-binding domain-containing protein, with product MFFRVGNAWRSVAYLAWLVLSCVALSCGGPSSPTPVSSDSGESTKGSVSKGTVGVSLLTTTNPFFNVIADNIKSELVKEGYDVEVVSGEFDVARQKNQVKDFIVAGHAAIVLCPCDSRGIGPAIQEATAAGIPVFTADIACLAPGAEVVSHIATDNLGGGKQAAEAMIEAVGSAGGKVVILDFKAAESCILRVQGFKEVIDKHNSENPSSAITIVSELPGDGQKDKSYKAAEDALQAHPDLAGIFAINDPSALGARAALEKANKADQVKIVGFDGQPDGMQAIDEGKIFADPIQHPDQIGKRVAASIVSYFRGEEVPKEQLIPTGLYRGKSAP from the coding sequence ATGTTCTTTCGTGTAGGTAACGCTTGGCGCAGTGTGGCATACTTGGCCTGGTTGGTCCTCTCGTGTGTGGCGCTCAGTTGCGGTGGACCTTCCAGCCCCACTCCTGTGAGTAGTGACAGTGGTGAATCGACCAAGGGAAGCGTTAGCAAAGGGACGGTTGGCGTTTCGCTGCTGACCACCACCAATCCGTTTTTTAATGTGATTGCCGACAACATCAAATCCGAACTCGTCAAGGAAGGCTACGACGTCGAGGTGGTGAGTGGCGAGTTTGATGTTGCGCGGCAGAAGAATCAGGTGAAGGATTTCATCGTCGCGGGACATGCGGCGATTGTGCTCTGTCCTTGCGATAGTCGTGGAATTGGCCCCGCTATTCAGGAAGCTACTGCGGCGGGGATTCCCGTTTTCACCGCCGACATTGCCTGCCTCGCGCCGGGAGCAGAAGTTGTTTCGCACATTGCCACCGACAATCTGGGTGGTGGCAAACAAGCTGCCGAAGCGATGATTGAAGCGGTTGGAAGCGCCGGTGGCAAAGTGGTGATCCTCGACTTCAAAGCAGCCGAGTCGTGCATTCTGCGCGTGCAGGGATTCAAGGAAGTGATCGACAAGCACAACAGCGAGAACCCCTCGAGCGCGATAACAATCGTGTCGGAGCTTCCTGGTGATGGTCAGAAAGACAAGTCATACAAGGCGGCAGAAGATGCTCTGCAAGCTCATCCCGATCTCGCTGGCATCTTCGCAATCAACGACCCAAGCGCCCTCGGTGCTCGGGCGGCTCTCGAAAAAGCGAACAAAGCCGATCAGGTAAAAATCGTTGGCTTCGATGGTCAACCCGATGGAATGCAAGCGATTGATGAAGGGAAGATTTTTGCCGACCCGATTCAGCATCCCGACCAGATCGGCAAAAGAGTGGCCGCCAGTATTGTGAGCTACTTTCGGGGTGAAGAAGTGCCGAAAGAACAGCTGATTCCAACGGGACTTTATCGCGGTAAATCAGCACCGTAG
- a CDS encoding PQQ-binding-like beta-propeller repeat protein has product MLITLPCTLIAEDKFPLGDDLRLLESDTQSQEYAALLAQMNGPDLDAEWRRVETRDSAATFAKQQGGLEKVKADPALQAAYERRAKIREDYLNLIRGVYAQRKQTAPFDKGQVAMAAGTVRGSEVPALDLAIVLPSPGAEKQWPRFRGPTGQGIAVGDASTQWPTTWSDTENIAWKATLPGDGNSSPVIWNDRIFLTTAGAAGSQRSLHALDTKNGAIVWTYELPEHAIEPDVRDKNGFASATPVTDGERVITYFGSGGLICCDMQGKLLWKYDTSNFNSLWGSGASPLLYENLVILVHDQNRGASLAVALDKVTGERVWSIERPKAMGWSTPTIVRMKERDELLYAGGEMLTAYEPRTGKQLWSLAGPTKEVVPTIVIGERLIYSASGRQGPTLAVRPGGSGDVSETHLAWTAVRGGPHVPSPVLFDNKLFVVNDFGIATCVDALTGEFVWQERIRDKFSASGVLLGDTIYFPSETGVTYLIRASGKYELVGKNSLPDPILASPAAINGRIYMRSGRVLYAIEQPQ; this is encoded by the coding sequence ATGCTCATCACGTTGCCATGCACACTCATAGCGGAGGACAAGTTTCCTCTAGGGGATGATTTGCGACTCCTCGAGTCCGACACTCAGAGCCAGGAGTATGCGGCACTCCTGGCGCAAATGAACGGCCCCGATCTCGATGCTGAATGGCGACGGGTCGAGACGCGCGACTCGGCAGCCACTTTTGCCAAGCAGCAAGGGGGGCTCGAGAAGGTGAAGGCCGACCCCGCGCTGCAGGCAGCCTATGAGCGCCGCGCGAAGATTCGCGAGGATTACCTGAACCTGATTCGGGGCGTTTATGCCCAAAGGAAGCAGACGGCGCCGTTCGACAAAGGGCAAGTCGCGATGGCAGCGGGAACAGTGCGGGGGAGCGAAGTCCCCGCGCTCGACTTAGCAATCGTGCTCCCCTCGCCCGGCGCCGAGAAACAGTGGCCCCGTTTTCGTGGTCCCACCGGTCAAGGAATTGCCGTGGGTGACGCCTCCACCCAATGGCCTACCACGTGGAGTGACACGGAAAATATCGCCTGGAAAGCGACGCTTCCAGGAGACGGCAACAGTTCGCCCGTCATCTGGAACGATCGTATTTTTCTCACGACCGCAGGAGCAGCTGGGAGCCAGCGGAGTCTGCATGCCCTCGACACGAAGAACGGAGCGATCGTCTGGACCTACGAGCTTCCCGAACATGCAATCGAGCCCGATGTACGCGACAAAAACGGCTTTGCATCCGCCACACCGGTGACCGATGGGGAGCGTGTGATCACGTACTTTGGATCGGGTGGACTGATCTGCTGCGACATGCAAGGCAAGCTCCTCTGGAAGTACGACACGTCGAATTTCAACAGCCTCTGGGGGAGCGGCGCTAGCCCCCTGCTCTACGAGAATCTCGTGATCCTGGTCCACGATCAAAACCGAGGAGCTTCCCTCGCCGTTGCGCTCGACAAAGTGACCGGTGAACGTGTCTGGAGCATCGAGCGCCCCAAAGCGATGGGGTGGTCGACTCCCACGATCGTCCGGATGAAAGAGCGCGATGAATTGCTCTACGCTGGTGGCGAAATGCTCACCGCCTACGAGCCCCGCACCGGCAAACAGCTTTGGTCGCTCGCAGGTCCCACCAAAGAAGTGGTCCCGACGATTGTGATCGGCGAGCGGCTGATCTACTCCGCTTCAGGGCGACAAGGTCCCACGCTTGCTGTTCGTCCTGGTGGTAGTGGCGATGTCAGCGAAACACACCTCGCCTGGACCGCTGTTCGTGGTGGTCCACACGTCCCCTCGCCAGTTCTGTTCGACAACAAACTTTTCGTGGTGAATGATTTTGGAATCGCCACCTGCGTCGATGCACTCACCGGCGAGTTTGTGTGGCAAGAACGGATTCGAGACAAGTTTTCCGCGTCAGGCGTACTGCTGGGGGATACGATCTATTTTCCGAGCGAAACGGGTGTGACCTATCTGATTCGGGCGTCTGGCAAGTACGAACTGGTGGGGAAGAACTCGCTCCCCGATCCGATTCTGGCATCCCCAGCTGCAATCAACGGGCGGATCTATATGCGAAGTGGCCGCGTGCTCTACGCGATTGAACAGCCGCAGTAG